A genomic region of Micropterus dolomieu isolate WLL.071019.BEF.003 ecotype Adirondacks linkage group LG11, ASM2129224v1, whole genome shotgun sequence contains the following coding sequences:
- the LOC123978922 gene encoding uncharacterized protein LOC123978922, with amino-acid sequence MPSFDLLNRVEQFVLTGTFPADASKSSKKVTRAASKHFIYKDGCLWRSYRGRLLRVVRSDQEMREVLTRYHDNNSHAGRSRTIKEIMMMYYWVGVTEAVKTWITACEVCQNRCPVDKPEPPVQFCLAYGCDASSYVNPELSFHRFPKEAEQRRRWLVAAQRDEGSLRTKSCLCSRHFEPSCFTLNEEGQLTLSPDAIPSIITVTVQEDEAVPLDEDFLHPNSLEDLLSTAAETTDVNPYDPAFDSSETHMGLQEHQYSLPAPDPDARAVPTVMEEKRRKIVIEPSFAVYNQIARFLSHKVLPMQSKKSRGSLRRMAKRFGLIDGVLMYTRVSPPLRVPRNREEVNSILQQFHDNQGHYGQGICQREISKSFYWSTMTRDLAQWISSCHTCLNRTKRKWLRCSVTGCTNCCGPVERGLGLTFHKFPLHNTAQRAQWLKAVGRPSWHPRLRSSVCSIHFTEDCFDRSGEKVTLRPDAVPTLLVHSDSATPSRGPTQPPVGEEAYFAKYDAVELYLSKRTYPPRLSYVEKNTFRRFCKKFAIKDGELHMVRGDRVRLVLRNRQQVEAALVDYHNELNHLDVNKCLRLLNERYSWKTMRADVVQWINSCSQCSSKRRKKPENQPEPGGSESQTSLQIPDGLDSDKDGDGYSDDDEHGGGVGDEGVGSAGDEERQPATNSEDRAANPLSPQPPINPQPRIPILLHLRTPINIQPRTPIILQPRTPNAAFVARVWSVQKGTTSRSEVQTETNSADVQPENQVHVEPQLEEQTQHQDQKKTSGSQGSSATNHQVTDQDITRPLAESHPPPKPPSKPKLPQATSKKNQPPSQSRGLKAQTVITITTRGRGSVQRPAKRKRGLEAGSSAKKSSSCGLEPVVAPSTKPWPVFTIAGSAPEQTAKPPPEVDSPAPFRRPRRLEARTVIQQCSNAKVKTKPALDGADAQWAEIQEGLVVYVCFFHGATEDVTYEMARSLMTTKLFRKDTGHTVSVLDLPGSVLFIPQDSLLGEPLPKRRVQYKGGCELWWGAQLFSNLVSVCRELMSGSVKCTKAGVKVEQGVYGQKQEIVLNSPEPLTLLLEF; translated from the exons ATGCCTTCCTTTGACTTGCTGAATAGGGTGGAGCAGTTTGTGCTGACAGGAACGTTTCCTGCAGATGCATCAAAGAGTTCAAAGAAAGTCACCAGAGCTGCCAGCAAACACTTTATCtataaag ATGGCTGCCTGTGGCGTTCATATCGAGGCCGCCTCCTCCGCGTCGTCAGGAGCGACCAGGAAATGAGGGAGGTCCTGACCCGTTACCATGACAACAACAGCCACGCTGGCCGGAGCCGGACGATAAAGGAGATAATG ATGATGTATTACTGGGTTGGCGTGACGGAGGCGGTGAAGACCTGGATCACAGCTTGTGAGGTTTGTCAGAACCGATGTCCCGTCGATAAACCAGAACCACCTGTCCAGTTCTGCCTGGCCTACGGCTGCGATGCCTCCAGCTACGTTAACCCTGAGCTCAGCTTCCACAG GTTTCCGAAGGAGGCAGAGCAACGGCGAAGGTGGCTGGTGGCGGCTCAAAGGGACGAAGGCTCGCTGCGAACAAAGTCCTGCCTCTGCTCCAGACACTTTGAGCCGTCCTGCTTCACGCTGAACGAGGAGGGTCAGCTGACGCTGTCACCAGACGCCATACCCTCCATCATCACTGTGACAGTGCAGGAGGACGAG GCTGTCCCTTTAGATGAGGACTTCCTTCATCCCAACAGCCTGGAGGACCTCCTCTCTACAGCTGCAGAAACCACAGATGTGAACCCTTATGACCCGGCCTTCGATAGCTCCGAAACACACATGGGGCTGCAGGAACACCAGTACTCCCTCCCAGCTCCGGATCCTGACGCGAGGGCGGTCCCGACAGTGatggaggaaaagaggaggaagatcGTCATCGAGCCAAGCTTCGCAGTTTACAACCAGATCGCCAG GTTTCTGAGCCACAAGGTCTTACCGATGCAAAGCAAGAAAAGCAGAGGGTCTTTAAGAAGAATGGCCAAGCGCTTCGGCCTAATAG ACGGAGTATTGATGTACACGCGAGTCTCTCCTCCCCTCCGAGTGCCGCGCAACAGAGAGGAG GTGAACTCCATCCTGCAGCAGTTCCATGACAACCAGGGTCACTACGGCCAGGGAATCTGCCAGCGAGAGATCTCAAAGAGCTTCTACTGGTCCACCATGACCCGAGACCTGGCGCAGTGGATCTCCAGCTGCCACACCTGCCTCAACAGAACCAAGAGGAAGTGGCTCCGCTGCAGCGTCACCGGCTGCACCAACTGCTGCGGGCCGGTGGAGAGAGGCCTGGGCCTCACCTTCCATAA GTTTCCTCTTCACAACACGGCCCAGCGGGCTCAGTGGCTGAAGGCTGTGGGTCGTCCCAGCTGGCATCCTCGGCTCCGTTCGTCTGTCTGTTCGATCCATTTCACCGAGGACTGCTTCGACCGCAGCGGGGAGAAAGTCACCCTCCGTCCAGACGCCGTTCCCACGCTGTTGGTCCACAGCGACTCGGCG ACTCCTTCCAGAGGTCCGACCCAGCCTCCTGTGGGGGAGGAG GCCTATTTTGCCAAGTACGATGCTGTGGAGCTCTACCTGAGCAAACGCACCTATCCTCCTAGACTGAGCTATGTAGAGAAGAACACCTTCAGGAGGTTTTGCAAGAAGTTTGCCATTAAAG ATGGCGAGCTCCACATGGTGAGAGGAGATCGGGTGCGTTTGGTTCTGAGGAACAGACAACAAGTTGAAGCCGCGCTGGTGGATTATCACAACGAGCTGAACCACCTCGACGTCAACAAGTGTCTCAGACTGCTCAACGAAAG ATACTCCTGGAAAACCATGAGAGCGGATGTGGTGCAGTGGATCAACAGCTGCTCACAGTGCAGCagcaagaggaggaagaagccAGAGAACCAGCCAGAACCAGGAGGATCAGAATCACAGACGTCCCTGCAGATACCTGATGGTTTAGACAG TGATAAGGATGGCGATGGTTACAGCGACGATGACGAGCACGGTGGTGGGGTTGGCGATGAAGGTGTTGGGAGCGCTGGTGATGAAGAGAGGCAGCCGGCAACGAATTCAGAGGACAGAGCG GCGAACCCTTTGTCCCCCCAGCCTCCAATCAACCCTCAGCCCAGAATTCCCATCCTACTTCACCTTAGAACTCCCATCAACATCCAGCCCAGAACGCCCATAATCCTCCAGCCAAGGACTCCTAACGCCGCCTTTGTCGCCAGAGTCTGGTCTGTCCAGAAAGGGACCACGTCACGGTCTGAAGTCCAGACGGAGACAAACAGCGCTGACGTTCAGCCTGAGAACCAGGTTCATGTAGAACCTCAGTTGGAGGAGCAAACGCAACATCAGgaccagaaaaaaacaagtggCTCTCAGGGCAGCTCTGCAACAAATCACCAAGTCACAGACCAGGACATAACCAGACCTCTCGCAGAATCACATCCTCCACCTAAACCCCCATCAAAACCCAAACTTCCACAAGCcacaagcaaaaaaaatcaACCTCCGAGTCAAAGCAGAGGGCTAAAGGCCCAGACCGTAATAACCATAACGACCCGTGGCCGTGGCAGCGTCCAGCGCCCGGCAAAGAGGAAGCGAGGCCTGGAGGCAGGCTCGTCGGCTAAGAAGAGCTCCAGCTGTGGCCTGGAGCCTGTGGTGGCCCCGAGCACCAAACCGTGGCCCGTCTTCACCATCGCTGGGTCGGCCCCTGAACAAACAGCCAAACCCCCCCCTGAGGTGGACAG CCCTGCCCCCTTTCGGAGGCCCAGGAGACTAGAGGCCCGGACGGTGATCCAGCAGTGCAGTAATGCGAAGGTTAAGACCAAACCGGCCCTGGACGGGGCCGACGCTCAGTGGGCTGAG ATCCAGGAGGGGctggttgtgtatgtgtgcttctTCCACGGAGCCACTGAGGACGTCACTTATGAGATGG CCAGAAGTCTGATGACCACCAAACTTTTCCGAAAAGACACCGGGCACACAGTTTCCGTTCTCGACCTTCCCGGCAGCGTTTTATTTATCCCCCAGGACTCCCTGCTCGGGGAGCCGTTGCCCAAGAGAAGGGTGCAGTACAAGGGGGGTTGTGAGCTGTGGTGGGGCGCCCAGCTCTTCTCAAACCTGGTGTCCGTGTGCAGGGAGCTCATGTCGGGCTCGGTGAAGTGCACGAAGGCAGGCGTGAAGGTGGAGCAGGGAGTCTACGGACAGAAACAAGAGATCGTCCTGAACTCTCCGGAGCCGCTGACGCTCCTGCTGGAGTTCTGA
- the LOC123978934 gene encoding D-aminoacyl-tRNA deacylase 2-like, whose product MTEKGSAPAARAVLQQCLSARLQVKPADEHSEAEFVQIDRGMVIYICFFKGATDDILPKMVSTLLNLRLSESDSGKMVSVLELPGSLLIVPQATLGGKAKGRAMQYHNNIGKEDGLRLYGAFVSLCEKELTAASAEVTVKHGTYGNRQVLKLDTNGPYTHLMEF is encoded by the exons ATGACGGAGAAAGGCAGCGCTCCCGCGGCCCGGGCGGTGCTGCAGCAGTGTCTGAGCGCCAGGCTGCAGGTGAAACCCGCAGATGAACACTCAGAGGCTGAGTTTGTCCAG ATCGACAGAGGAATGGTGATCTACATCTGTTTCTTTAAAGGAGCCACAGACGACATCCTCCCCAAGATGG TGTCCACACTGTTGAACCTGCGGCTCTCTGAGTCCGACTCGGGGAAGATGGTTTCGGTGTTGGAGCTTCCCGGCAGCCTGCTGATCGTCCCTCAGGCCACGCTGGGCGGGAAGGCCAAAGGCAGGGCCATGCAGTACCACAACAACATCGGCAAGGAGGACGGGCTGCGGCTCTACGGCGCCTTCGTTTCCCTTTGTGAGAAGGAGCTGACGGCTGCTTCGGCCGAAGTGACGGTGAAACACGGGACGTACGGAAACAGACAAGTCCTGAAGCTCGACACCAACGGACCCTACACGCATCTGATGGAGTTCTGA